A genomic window from Sphingobacterium sp. BN32 includes:
- a CDS encoding DUF389 domain-containing protein, with protein sequence MIKLLRSFNLHYGEESREVVLENVKSNISFKGANLWILACAIVVASVGLNVNSTAVIIGAMLISPLMGPIVGAGFALGTYDFDLLKKSAKNLGIATLVSLFVSFLYFLLSPFKEAQSELLARTAPNIYDVLIAFFGGLVGGIAITRKEKGNPIPGVAIATALMPPLCTAGYGLAIGNFAYFSGAIYLYTINCFFICISTLFIVKLLKYPRVKFVDAQREKRITRTITVLLIIMLVPSFYLAYSLLQERKFTQNVSTFIQNEFAAKGYTVIYERTQFNSREKRIELAFLAKRFSDSELKDLNNRLDNYDLQNTKLLIRQDSVDLKKDILAEINKQSQHVSEKDITIQNLRNELAAYTFTDKALIEEITTLFPQLSPFSIGKQNVYVNKDSSYLQTVLMIDGKDKLNEADLNRLESWLKVKLKSDAVSVITR encoded by the coding sequence ATGATCAAGTTACTACGTTCCTTTAATCTCCATTATGGAGAGGAGTCTCGAGAGGTTGTGTTGGAGAATGTGAAATCGAATATTTCCTTCAAGGGCGCTAATCTATGGATTTTAGCCTGTGCTATTGTTGTTGCCTCGGTGGGTTTGAATGTCAATTCTACCGCGGTAATCATCGGTGCCATGTTGATTTCCCCTTTGATGGGACCTATCGTTGGGGCTGGATTTGCGTTGGGGACTTACGATTTCGATTTGTTGAAGAAGTCTGCGAAGAACTTAGGCATTGCGACCTTGGTAAGTTTATTTGTATCGTTTTTATACTTTTTGTTAAGTCCTTTCAAAGAGGCGCAGTCGGAATTGTTAGCCCGGACTGCTCCTAATATTTATGATGTTTTGATTGCTTTCTTTGGCGGTTTGGTTGGCGGAATTGCGATTACGCGCAAAGAAAAAGGAAATCCAATCCCTGGAGTCGCGATTGCAACGGCCCTGATGCCTCCACTTTGTACAGCGGGATATGGATTGGCTATCGGTAATTTCGCATATTTCTCCGGAGCAATCTATTTATACACAATTAACTGTTTCTTCATCTGTATCTCTACTCTTTTCATCGTGAAGCTGTTGAAATACCCTAGGGTTAAGTTTGTGGATGCTCAACGTGAGAAACGGATAACTAGGACCATCACCGTCCTCTTGATTATTATGTTAGTGCCTAGTTTCTATTTGGCATACAGTTTATTGCAGGAGAGAAAGTTCACCCAAAATGTGTCTACTTTTATCCAAAACGAGTTTGCTGCCAAAGGATATACGGTGATCTATGAGCGTACGCAATTTAATAGCAGAGAGAAAAGAATTGAATTGGCCTTTCTTGCAAAGCGTTTCTCGGATAGTGAGCTTAAAGATTTGAATAATCGATTGGATAATTACGATTTACAAAACACGAAGTTATTGATCCGTCAAGACAGCGTGGATCTTAAGAAAGACATCCTTGCGGAAATTAACAAGCAATCGCAGCACGTCTCCGAAAAAGATATTACAATACAGAACCTGCGGAACGAACTTGCCGCTTATACCTTTACTGATAAGGCGCTCATTGAGGAAATTACGACCTTATTTCCTCAATTGTCGCCATTTTCTATAGGGAAACAAAATGTTTATGTTAATAAGGATAGTTCTTACCTGCAAACGGTTTTAATGATTGATGGGAAGGATAAGCTAAATGAAGCGGACCTTAATCGATTGGAAAGCTGGCTTAAGGTGAAGCTGAAAAGCGACGCCGTTTCCGTTATCACTCGATAA
- a CDS encoding universal stress protein gives MRKSILVPIDFSNNAQIASQYALAFAEKYGYDVHFVHVYQAFKSAFQSHSSNEKDSEQAHNSSQAKLEAFKSNLGLTSSDVTFQCVEGAFLTSIQKYIDEHQISLVIMGTHGETGARKNVLGSNTYDLAKNMECSLLIVPERPNEFHLSHAVLFTDYQKGDENTLRSFMDVVAGEQLKYSIVHMHPEVKDPTVYEELELEEHRYHLQKDLGIDDLQMQLIRSKESTSLVKEVVEEMQADILLLTWNSDKNFFAKLFSKSLAKAIIMNPMVPVFLGSK, from the coding sequence ATGAGAAAGTCTATTTTAGTCCCCATCGATTTTTCGAATAATGCTCAAATTGCTTCGCAATACGCGCTCGCTTTTGCTGAGAAGTACGGGTATGATGTACATTTTGTTCATGTCTATCAAGCATTTAAATCCGCCTTTCAAAGTCATTCCAGTAATGAAAAAGATAGCGAACAAGCACATAACAGTTCGCAGGCGAAATTGGAAGCCTTCAAATCAAACTTAGGGCTGACATCGTCGGATGTAACATTTCAATGTGTCGAAGGCGCATTTTTGACTAGTATTCAAAAGTACATTGACGAACATCAAATATCGTTAGTGATTATGGGAACACATGGAGAAACTGGCGCGAGGAAAAATGTTTTGGGCAGTAATACCTACGATCTGGCAAAGAATATGGAGTGCTCTTTATTGATTGTCCCTGAGCGACCGAATGAGTTTCATCTGTCGCACGCCGTGTTGTTTACCGATTATCAAAAAGGCGATGAGAACACGCTGAGATCCTTTATGGATGTTGTTGCGGGCGAGCAATTGAAGTATAGTATAGTCCATATGCATCCGGAAGTTAAGGATCCTACAGTTTATGAAGAGCTGGAATTAGAGGAACACCGCTATCATTTGCAGAAGGATTTGGGAATAGACGATCTTCAAATGCAGTTGATTCGTAGTAAAGAGAGCACAAGTTTGGTGAAGGAAGTTGTGGAGGAAATGCAGGCCGACATCCTTTTGCTCACTTGGAACAGCGATAAGAACTTTTTCGCAAAACTATTTAGTAAAAGTTTAGCAAAAGCAATTATTATGAATCCAATGGTTCCTGTGTTTTTGGGCAGTAAATAA
- the arsC gene encoding arsenate reductase (glutaredoxin) (This arsenate reductase requires both glutathione and glutaredoxin to convert arsenate to arsenite, after which the efflux transporter formed by ArsA and ArsB can extrude the arsenite from the cell, providing resistance.): protein MIKIYHNHSCSKSRAALSLLEESGEEFIVKEYLDQVPTKKELEGLINMLGIKPLDLIRKNEDVFKQNFADIELNDDQWIDVMTRYPILIERPIVVKNGTARIGRPTENIIELLKRQ, encoded by the coding sequence ATGATCAAAATATATCATAATCATTCCTGCAGTAAAAGTCGTGCGGCATTAAGCCTTTTAGAGGAAAGTGGCGAAGAGTTTATCGTGAAAGAATATCTCGATCAAGTTCCTACCAAAAAAGAGCTTGAGGGGCTGATAAACATGCTAGGTATCAAACCGCTGGATCTCATCCGTAAGAACGAAGATGTTTTTAAGCAGAATTTTGCGGATATCGAATTAAATGACGATCAATGGATTGATGTAATGACACGATACCCAATCTTGATCGAACGCCCAATCGTAGTAAAGAACGGTACTGCACGAATTGGTAGACCAACTGAGAATATAATCGAGTTGTTGAAGCGTCAATAA
- a CDS encoding TolC family protein, whose translation MAGKQLVILIALFMLSLVNGVFAQKQWSLQECMDYAVQRNENLALSKLDVENKSIDIETAKRERLPTLNGFSNISSNFGQSQDIFGNNARNDNFSNSLGLSSSVSLLNFGRIKNNVIKAEALVNASKEDVELVQRNTRVQVLQAYLQVLLQKEMARLIDSSAIFSNLQLQKIQKSTDLGVTALSVLYEAKANYSRDVQKKAAAVQQIDKALLALKYAMNMEEDQEIQVDEKISLIEELLKTDDKHRSYSNMMWIDHPLIKKYQYLNESIIAENKIIRSSLYPSIDLSVNVGSFYFNNLTQGFGKLPYMEQIQNNFSQQVTLSLNVPIYNRNSVKYNLQRNKILIQQNAEQLALGKQQFSQEMQGYLLDYKNYEKQLVLSNEALDNTRLAFDISQKSFDAGKISIYDLNISRANLLNAESETIQVRFNMAFSKLLIELMATGDIRF comes from the coding sequence ATGGCAGGAAAGCAATTAGTTATACTCATCGCATTATTTATGTTGTCTTTAGTGAACGGTGTTTTTGCTCAGAAACAATGGTCTTTACAAGAATGTATGGATTATGCTGTTCAACGAAATGAGAACCTCGCCCTCTCGAAGTTGGATGTAGAAAATAAATCAATTGATATAGAGACCGCGAAGCGCGAGAGACTGCCAACCCTAAATGGCTTTAGTAATATTTCCAGCAATTTCGGACAGTCGCAAGATATCTTTGGAAACAACGCAAGGAACGACAATTTTAGTAATAGTCTGGGATTATCAAGTTCTGTTTCGCTCCTCAACTTTGGTCGCATCAAGAACAATGTAATCAAAGCGGAAGCCTTAGTCAACGCTTCAAAAGAGGATGTAGAACTCGTACAGCGAAATACCCGCGTGCAGGTGCTGCAAGCCTATTTACAGGTGCTGCTACAGAAAGAAATGGCCCGTTTGATCGATTCTAGTGCTATATTCTCGAATTTACAATTGCAAAAGATCCAAAAATCAACCGATTTAGGTGTGACTGCTTTATCGGTCTTATATGAAGCGAAAGCGAATTATAGTCGAGATGTACAGAAAAAAGCGGCCGCTGTACAGCAAATTGATAAAGCATTGTTGGCACTCAAGTATGCGATGAACATGGAAGAAGATCAAGAAATTCAAGTCGATGAAAAGATATCCTTGATCGAAGAACTCTTAAAAACCGATGATAAGCATCGTTCATATTCAAACATGATGTGGATTGATCATCCATTGATCAAGAAATATCAATACTTGAATGAATCGATTATAGCCGAAAATAAGATCATCCGTTCTAGCCTTTATCCAAGTATTGATTTGAGTGTGAATGTGGGTAGTTTTTACTTCAACAATCTTACTCAGGGTTTTGGAAAACTCCCTTACATGGAACAGATTCAAAATAATTTCTCGCAACAAGTAACACTTTCCTTGAACGTCCCTATTTATAATCGAAACAGCGTGAAGTATAATCTTCAAAGGAATAAGATATTAATCCAACAGAATGCGGAACAATTAGCATTAGGCAAGCAGCAATTCTCCCAAGAAATGCAAGGCTATCTCTTGGATTATAAAAACTACGAGAAGCAACTCGTTTTAAGCAATGAAGCACTAGATAATACCCGATTGGCGTTTGATATCAGTCAAAAGAGCTTTGACGCAGGGAAAATCAGCATTTACGATCTGAACATTTCACGAGCGAACCTTCTTAATGCGGAAAGTGAGACTATTCAGGTACGCTTTAACATGGCATTCTCAAAATTGCTTATCGAATTGATGGCAACCGGAGATATACGATTTTAA
- a CDS encoding HlyD family efflux transporter periplasmic adaptor subunit, whose translation METNRNTLDNIHLRSEQVNDVLENPPHWLIRWGSTVICLLIVLFFTLACIIKYPEFIQGTIVISSQNPPEKIEATVNSRIEKIFVADQKSVKKGEPILVLQSNANYEDMIRLKGLLDSVELSSLAQFPIALTSTFRLGEVQEDYTAFAKAVQDELLFAKLKPYDTEGLTAGKNINDYENRIANMKQQYTIEEAKMELTEKNYQRSEQLQQQGVISALDLENEKIRLLEQRKNFKNTQLSLAQLEESVLNFRKIQAGVQINKTKDESNYATGSILMLERLRKSIIQWERNFLIRASIDGKVSYLQFLGENQFVKAGSNLLSILPERRDVIIGQMLIAAQNQGKIQKDQRVLIKLDNYKYQEFGIVTGRIQSLSLTPDKDGKYYVEVALPNGLKTSYDKQLNFDQELTGSADIVTEELTLAQRILDQLRSVLKYQNND comes from the coding sequence TTGGAAACTAATAGAAATACATTAGATAATATACACCTTCGTTCAGAGCAGGTGAATGATGTCTTGGAGAATCCACCGCATTGGCTGATTCGTTGGGGAAGTACAGTGATCTGTTTACTGATTGTTTTATTTTTTACGCTCGCCTGTATCATTAAATATCCCGAGTTTATTCAAGGGACGATCGTTATCAGTTCGCAGAACCCACCGGAAAAGATTGAAGCGACCGTCAATTCGAGGATTGAAAAGATATTTGTTGCCGATCAAAAATCTGTGAAGAAGGGTGAACCTATTTTAGTCTTACAGTCGAATGCCAACTATGAAGATATGATTCGCCTAAAGGGTCTTCTAGATAGCGTAGAATTAAGTTCCTTAGCTCAATTTCCAATTGCATTGACATCGACATTTAGATTAGGTGAAGTGCAGGAAGATTATACGGCCTTTGCCAAAGCCGTACAGGACGAGTTGCTTTTTGCCAAATTGAAACCATACGACACAGAAGGTCTGACAGCGGGCAAGAACATCAATGACTATGAGAATCGAATTGCTAACATGAAGCAGCAATACACGATCGAAGAGGCTAAAATGGAACTTACGGAAAAGAACTACCAACGTTCGGAACAGCTTCAGCAGCAGGGGGTGATCTCGGCCCTAGACTTGGAAAATGAGAAAATAAGACTGCTAGAGCAACGTAAGAACTTTAAGAATACGCAATTATCGCTCGCGCAGTTGGAGGAAAGCGTATTAAACTTCAGGAAGATTCAAGCAGGAGTTCAGATCAATAAGACCAAGGATGAATCGAACTACGCTACAGGCAGTATTTTAATGTTAGAGCGACTTCGAAAATCAATCATACAGTGGGAGAGAAACTTCCTTATTCGAGCATCTATAGACGGAAAAGTAAGCTATCTACAATTTTTAGGGGAAAATCAATTTGTGAAAGCTGGTTCTAATTTGCTGAGCATTCTTCCGGAACGTCGCGATGTCATCATTGGTCAGATGCTGATTGCCGCACAGAACCAGGGAAAAATACAGAAGGATCAACGCGTATTGATCAAGCTTGATAATTACAAATATCAAGAGTTTGGCATCGTTACGGGCCGTATCCAATCACTCTCGCTAACCCCCGATAAAGATGGAAAATATTATGTCGAAGTGGCACTGCCCAATGGTCTTAAAACCTCTTACGATAAGCAATTAAACTTTGATCAGGAACTTACGGGTAGCGCAGACATCGTAACAGAAGAACTAACACTTGCTCAAAGAATTCTAGACCAGTTAAGAAGTGTGTTAAAATATCAGAACAACGACTAG
- a CDS encoding peptidase domain-containing ABC transporter, with the protein MAKFPFYKQPDAKDCGPTCLRIISKHYGKSLSLQMLRDLSETTREGSSLMGLSRAAEAIGFKTLAVKIDFNTLFEDVPMPCVVFWRKQHFVVVYKVEKTGNDYKVYISDPSYGLITYKKEEFLEAWIGKGANETTEEGIALVLETTPRFDEVEENTDKKFSIYKYLKHYLSKYRKYIVQLAIGLIGGSLLALVLPFLTQSIVDIGIQNQDLNFIYLVLFAQIMLYLGQMSIEMIRAWILLHLSSRINISIVSDFFIKLMRLPIKFFDTRVTADIMQRIGDHSRIEQLLTNSSLQTLFSLINFLIFGIVLLIYNYKLFLVFFIGALAYVLWITFFLKKRRELDYKQFSQLSEEQGQVMELINGMQEIKMNNAENYKRWQWEGTQIKVFRIKIKALKLEQVQTIGGNIISQLKDVLISFIAASLVVEGKLTLGMMLSVQYIIGQLNTPLIQLVSFIRQFQDAKIALERLNEIHEKDDEEQLDQAKLTDLPDGDIQLQNVSFRYTGSETSVFEGLNLTIPFEKTTAIVGASGSGKTTLMKILAKFYDADLGTVKIGPTELKNISVHTWRANCGIVMQDGYIFNESIAHNIALGDDSVDKAKLGQAVEVANIKDFIESLPLSYNTKIGYEGLGLSGGQTQRMLIARAVYKEPKFVFFDEATSALDANTEKIITDNLNHFLKGKTAVIIAHRLSTVKNADKIVVLDHGRIVEEGSHAELVARRGEYYRLVKNQLELGN; encoded by the coding sequence ATGGCAAAGTTTCCGTTTTATAAGCAACCTGATGCGAAGGACTGTGGCCCGACTTGTTTGCGAATTATCAGCAAGCATTACGGTAAATCGCTTTCATTACAAATGTTGCGTGATCTTTCAGAAACCACGCGAGAAGGCTCCAGTCTAATGGGACTTAGCCGTGCAGCGGAAGCGATCGGATTCAAGACATTAGCGGTAAAGATTGACTTTAATACACTTTTTGAAGATGTACCAATGCCATGTGTTGTCTTTTGGAGAAAGCAACATTTTGTGGTCGTTTATAAAGTGGAGAAGACCGGAAATGATTATAAAGTCTATATTTCCGACCCGAGCTATGGCTTAATAACCTACAAGAAAGAAGAATTTCTGGAAGCTTGGATTGGTAAAGGCGCCAATGAAACGACAGAAGAGGGTATTGCGCTGGTACTGGAGACAACGCCGCGTTTTGACGAGGTTGAAGAGAATACGGATAAGAAATTTTCAATCTATAAATACCTTAAACACTACCTTTCAAAATATAGAAAATATATTGTTCAGTTAGCCATCGGGCTAATTGGCGGAAGTTTGCTCGCGCTCGTACTTCCATTTCTGACACAGAGTATCGTCGATATCGGTATTCAGAATCAGGATCTGAATTTCATTTACTTAGTGCTTTTCGCGCAGATCATGCTGTATTTAGGACAGATGAGTATTGAGATGATTCGAGCCTGGATACTGCTGCACTTATCGTCGAGAATCAACATTTCCATTGTGTCGGACTTCTTTATCAAGCTAATGCGTTTGCCTATTAAATTCTTTGATACGCGCGTAACAGCGGATATTATGCAACGAATTGGAGACCACTCCAGGATCGAGCAGCTGTTGACGAATAGTTCACTGCAGACACTTTTCTCACTCATCAACTTCCTCATTTTCGGAATAGTGCTCCTAATTTACAACTATAAGCTATTCCTTGTTTTCTTCATTGGCGCTTTAGCCTATGTGCTATGGATTACTTTTTTCTTAAAAAAGCGTCGAGAATTGGATTATAAGCAGTTTTCCCAGCTATCGGAAGAACAGGGCCAGGTGATGGAACTGATCAATGGTATGCAGGAAATCAAGATGAACAATGCCGAGAACTATAAACGCTGGCAATGGGAGGGGACTCAGATCAAAGTATTCCGAATAAAGATCAAAGCTCTGAAATTGGAGCAAGTGCAAACAATCGGCGGTAACATTATTAGCCAATTAAAAGACGTCTTGATCAGCTTTATTGCTGCGAGTCTGGTTGTTGAAGGGAAATTAACGCTGGGGATGATGTTATCTGTACAATACATTATCGGACAGCTAAATACGCCGTTGATTCAGCTAGTCAGCTTTATCCGTCAATTTCAGGATGCAAAAATCGCGTTGGAGCGTCTGAATGAGATACATGAAAAAGACGATGAGGAGCAGCTGGATCAAGCGAAACTTACAGACCTACCGGATGGCGATATCCAATTGCAAAATGTCTCTTTCCGTTATACAGGCTCAGAAACATCGGTATTCGAAGGGCTCAACCTAACCATTCCGTTCGAAAAAACGACCGCAATTGTCGGTGCTAGCGGAAGTGGCAAAACAACCTTGATGAAGATATTGGCAAAGTTTTATGATGCCGATTTGGGAACAGTAAAGATCGGACCAACAGAGCTGAAGAATATCTCTGTCCATACTTGGCGAGCAAACTGCGGAATTGTTATGCAAGATGGATATATTTTCAATGAGAGTATCGCCCATAATATTGCTTTAGGGGATGATAGTGTCGATAAAGCGAAATTGGGCCAAGCGGTGGAAGTCGCAAATATTAAAGACTTTATCGAAAGCTTGCCCCTGAGCTACAATACAAAAATAGGGTACGAAGGATTAGGACTTAGCGGCGGACAAACACAACGTATGCTCATCGCCAGAGCGGTTTATAAAGAGCCAAAATTTGTGTTTTTCGATGAGGCAACAAGTGCCTTGGATGCCAACACCGAAAAAATTATTACAGACAATTTAAACCACTTTTTGAAAGGTAAAACGGCGGTGATCATAGCTCACCGCTTATCTACCGTGAAAAATGCAGATAAAATTGTGGTGTTGGATCATGGCCGGATCGTTGAAGAGGGGAGCCATGCGGAATTAGTTGCTAGGAGAGGAGAATACTATCGTTTAGTTAAAAATCAGTTAGAACTTGGAAACTAA
- the gwsS gene encoding grasp-with-spasm system SPASM domain peptide maturase, producing the protein MGYLNIFANCKLVKGASMSLLCDLQLRKYYQIPNDMAEVLLFLGDHSVEETIENFGAENKATIQSYINFVLKMDMGFLDDNIIRELVPLSLEWDAFSEITNVILEIKPGTAYDVAFIQDLLALNLSAVELRSYEPIPFSETVELLALFKYSKVLSIKLISAWANEYTEKRIKDLMETDYRLNTVVLHGAPKTKQIKLFRDSASIVFSESSLHSNLQCGVIQPSYFSTSIELFSESQLHNTCLNRKLAIDKDGFIKNCPSMKENYGHFLSTSLADILANPSFRKDWFINKDSIEVCKDCEFRHICTDCRAFTERTHIDQDGRDRSKPLKCGYDPYQNSWEDWSQNPLKQHAVAYYQMEDLIDKG; encoded by the coding sequence ATGGGCTATCTCAATATCTTCGCAAATTGCAAACTGGTCAAAGGAGCGAGCATGTCGCTGCTCTGCGATTTGCAACTTAGAAAATACTATCAAATTCCGAACGACATGGCCGAAGTGCTGCTATTTCTAGGCGACCATTCGGTAGAAGAAACGATAGAAAACTTCGGTGCAGAAAACAAAGCAACAATACAGTCTTATATCAATTTTGTATTGAAAATGGATATGGGCTTTCTAGACGACAATATCATCAGAGAACTGGTACCCTTGTCTTTGGAATGGGACGCCTTCTCCGAAATCACAAATGTTATTCTAGAGATTAAGCCTGGAACGGCATATGATGTCGCTTTTATTCAGGATTTACTGGCGTTGAATTTATCAGCGGTCGAGTTGAGAAGCTACGAACCGATACCTTTTTCAGAAACAGTTGAGTTACTTGCCTTATTTAAGTATAGCAAGGTATTGTCTATCAAATTGATTAGTGCCTGGGCAAACGAATACACAGAAAAGCGGATTAAAGATTTGATGGAGACAGATTACAGGCTCAATACCGTAGTACTTCATGGAGCACCGAAAACAAAGCAGATAAAGTTGTTCAGAGACTCTGCTTCAATCGTCTTCAGTGAAAGCAGTTTGCACTCAAACCTGCAATGTGGGGTCATTCAGCCTTCGTATTTCAGCACCAGCATAGAGCTGTTTTCCGAGAGTCAGCTCCACAATACTTGCCTAAATAGAAAATTAGCAATAGACAAAGATGGCTTTATAAAGAACTGTCCATCCATGAAAGAAAATTATGGCCATTTCTTAAGCACATCTTTAGCAGACATTCTTGCTAATCCAAGCTTTAGGAAGGATTGGTTTATCAATAAAGACAGTATTGAGGTTTGCAAAGATTGCGAATTTCGTCATATCTGCACGGATTGTAGAGCTTTCACAGAACGAACACATATCGATCAAGATGGTCGCGACAGATCGAAACCGCTGAAATGTGGCTATGATCCTTATCAAAATTCCTGGGAAGATTGGTCGCAGAATCCCTTGAAACAACATGCTGTCGCTTACTATCAAATGGAAGATTTAATCGATAAAGGGTAA
- the gwsG gene encoding grasp-with-spasm system ATP-grasp peptide maturase yields the protein MSKVLIISQASFETSTDYLCKWLGYYATPYKRLNGEDLFVINSLSELPQNDDYALVWYRRRIHKFPNLEYSFRTPHFENERTLRDFLNSEFKALFFYILEKIELDKWVSDPFVFNRINKLHVLQAAEEKGLLIPKTEVMTSKLALEAFLATYKKLILKPLSEVIYLQDEGDAHYNMLSKVIDEKTLKYVPQQFFPSLVQQAIEKKMEIRVFYLYGKFYSMAIYSQNNKNTKTDFRNYDHQRPNRTVPYQLPQGIERKLDTLMKGLGFNTGSIDLILTPEGDYVFLEINPEGQFGMVSHPCNYFLEREMALIFKKKISHEA from the coding sequence ATGAGCAAAGTATTAATCATAAGCCAGGCCAGTTTTGAAACCTCTACAGATTACCTTTGTAAGTGGTTGGGGTATTATGCCACTCCATACAAACGTTTAAATGGAGAGGATCTGTTTGTTATAAACAGTTTGTCCGAATTGCCGCAAAATGATGACTATGCATTGGTATGGTATAGACGTCGCATTCATAAGTTTCCGAATCTCGAATACAGTTTCCGAACCCCTCATTTTGAGAATGAGAGAACACTTCGTGACTTCCTAAACTCAGAATTTAAAGCCTTATTCTTCTATATCCTTGAGAAGATCGAACTGGATAAATGGGTGAGCGATCCTTTTGTATTCAACAGGATTAATAAGCTACATGTATTGCAGGCTGCCGAAGAAAAAGGTCTTTTAATTCCAAAGACAGAGGTCATGACCAGCAAGCTTGCTCTTGAGGCATTTCTTGCTACCTATAAAAAACTTATTCTAAAACCGCTTAGTGAAGTGATTTACTTACAGGATGAGGGTGATGCGCACTATAACATGTTGTCGAAGGTAATTGATGAGAAGACGTTGAAATATGTTCCTCAGCAATTCTTTCCATCGTTAGTGCAGCAAGCGATCGAAAAGAAGATGGAAATCAGGGTATTCTACCTTTATGGCAAATTCTATTCTATGGCCATCTATTCGCAAAATAATAAGAACACAAAAACCGATTTCCGTAACTACGACCATCAACGCCCAAATAGAACCGTTCCTTATCAATTACCACAAGGCATAGAGCGCAAGCTGGATACCCTGATGAAAGGTTTAGGATTCAATACAGGCTCTATCGACCTGATCCTTACGCCGGAAGGTGATTACGTCTTCCTAGAGATCAATCCGGAGGGGCAATTTGGCATGGTTTCTCATCCTTGCAACTACTTTTTAGAACGAGAAATGGCATTAATATTTAAAAAGAAGATTTCCCATGAAGCATAG
- a CDS encoding LytTR family DNA-binding domain-containing protein, with translation MLKIYILEDEENILRYIRTILDEIPYVTVLGSAASVKKAQIEIPKESPDLILSDIQLKDGISLELLANLNLDTHIIFITAFNQYAMEALNLGAIGYLTKPIDPNLLVEKIEQCYKKTSEFKFNQLQLKIAENHLKHPSIPKKIALRTFEFTQIVNVEDILYCYSDKGYTTFNLKDGVSLMVSKVIKHFEAMLPPEQFIRCHQSYLINSHFIHKYYKDGQLEMRDGKKIPVSNRKREAIMQFIERLT, from the coding sequence ATGCTGAAGATCTATATACTTGAAGATGAGGAAAACATACTCCGATACATCCGTACCATCCTCGATGAAATTCCTTATGTCACTGTGCTGGGTTCCGCAGCTTCTGTAAAGAAGGCGCAAATAGAAATTCCCAAAGAATCTCCTGATCTTATTCTTTCCGATATTCAACTCAAAGATGGAATTAGTCTAGAGTTGCTTGCAAACCTTAATCTGGATACCCACATTATCTTTATCACCGCATTCAATCAATACGCAATGGAAGCCTTAAACCTCGGCGCCATTGGCTACCTAACAAAACCAATAGACCCGAATCTCCTAGTTGAGAAGATTGAGCAGTGCTATAAGAAAACGTCAGAATTTAAGTTCAACCAACTGCAACTTAAGATTGCTGAAAATCATCTGAAGCATCCCTCTATCCCTAAAAAGATTGCCTTAAGAACTTTTGAGTTTACTCAAATCGTAAATGTGGAAGACATACTGTATTGTTATAGTGATAAGGGCTATACAACGTTTAACCTCAAAGATGGTGTCAGTCTAATGGTTTCTAAGGTAATCAAGCACTTTGAAGCCATGTTACCTCCAGAACAATTTATTCGCTGTCATCAATCGTATCTAATTAACTCTCATTTTATCCATAAATACTATAAGGACGGACAATTGGAAATGCGAGATGGAAAGAAAATTCCGGTTTCTAACCGAAAGCGAGAAGCCATCATGCAGTTTATCGAAAGACTTACCTAG